A single window of uncultured Methanospirillum sp. DNA harbors:
- a CDS encoding bacteriohemerythrin, with translation MYKSSIEMPFIVWDDLYNIGVPAIDEQHKQIVSIANRMLEALMQQKATREIPFILREMGTYADTHFRTEEEYMEKAEFPGLEDHKSLHQEFREKVARFQQKLEANDPSLTAELTIFLTTWVTEHFSMIDHQYVPALKAAGLIT, from the coding sequence TTGTACAAATCATCAATTGAGATGCCTTTTATCGTCTGGGATGATCTCTATAATATCGGCGTTCCCGCCATCGACGAGCAGCATAAACAGATCGTCTCGATCGCAAACCGGATGCTTGAGGCACTGATGCAGCAGAAAGCAACACGGGAGATACCGTTTATTCTCAGGGAGATGGGCACATATGCTGACACCCATTTCAGGACAGAGGAGGAGTATATGGAAAAGGCAGAATTCCCAGGGCTTGAGGATCATAAAAGCCTGCACCAGGAGTTCAGGGAGAAGGTTGCCAGGTTTCAGCAGAAACTCGAGGCCAACGATCCATCCCTTACCGCAGAACTTACTATCTTCCTTACCACCTGGGTCACCGAGCACTTCTCGATGATCGATCATCAGTACGTTCCTGCCCTGAAGGCAGCAGGTCTGATCACCTGA
- a CDS encoding tetratricopeptide repeat protein has product MNKEKIIRRRMQDAEKQSRMGHPERAVKLYESVLKIDPSNEQANIEFFRCSSDGWLREKAVTESDRLVELFPQNAEAWMIRGLSYSRVQKNDEAVESYRRSLTIDPENYRAMHNLGSLLIASGEKEEGLSLLEHAVIIRPDYEIGHLTLAQTYYLASRFTDAIREAEMSLGIIAEHPDLQIVYGDSLYQAGMYSKAREIFSRIVETTLLSSQMYAMLCPLVRECDGYQHQGRVTGADPDYLASIYYRAFLSLDNDGEKKPISKVDLLKILEINPSHSYALSGLASLYKLEKKVSDASAWIDKAIQCDPSNTAFIRQKAFILIDDDPQTSLGLFEELISRDSGDVRSGLGKAWALKSVGKDDESKALLKVLSEQDPAFIFGLMGTPLTGGNPEKPDVTGVRSLREHTDPDGRRRFIRS; this is encoded by the coding sequence ATGAATAAGGAGAAAATAATAAGACGACGGATGCAGGATGCAGAGAAACAGAGCCGAATGGGTCATCCTGAACGTGCCGTCAAGCTTTACGAGTCAGTCCTGAAGATCGACCCTTCCAATGAGCAAGCCAACATTGAATTCTTCAGGTGTTCATCAGACGGATGGTTGAGAGAGAAAGCGGTTACCGAATCAGACCGGCTGGTCGAACTCTTCCCCCAGAATGCAGAGGCCTGGATGATTCGTGGTCTCAGTTACTCAAGGGTTCAGAAGAACGATGAGGCAGTGGAGTCATACCGCAGATCTCTTACAATTGATCCTGAAAATTACCGGGCAATGCACAATCTCGGTTCTCTTCTGATAGCTTCAGGAGAGAAGGAAGAGGGGCTTTCCCTGCTTGAACATGCGGTGATAATCAGACCTGACTATGAGATTGGGCACCTGACTCTTGCACAGACTTATTATCTGGCGAGCAGATTCACCGATGCGATCAGGGAGGCAGAAATGTCTCTCGGAATTATAGCCGAACATCCTGATCTGCAGATCGTGTATGGTGATTCGCTTTACCAGGCAGGTATGTACTCCAAGGCACGGGAGATCTTCTCCCGCATCGTTGAGACAACTCTGCTATCGTCGCAGATGTATGCGATGCTCTGCCCGCTTGTTAGGGAATGTGACGGGTATCAGCATCAGGGGAGAGTGACCGGTGCTGATCCGGATTATCTTGCTTCGATCTACTACCGGGCGTTCCTTTCCCTCGATAATGACGGGGAGAAAAAGCCGATCTCAAAGGTTGATCTGTTAAAGATTCTGGAGATTAATCCATCGCACAGTTATGCCCTTTCAGGACTTGCATCACTATACAAACTTGAAAAGAAGGTTTCTGATGCATCTGCCTGGATTGATAAGGCGATTCAATGCGATCCTTCAAACACGGCATTCATCAGACAGAAAGCGTTTATCCTCATCGATGATGATCCTCAGACATCCCTTGGCCTGTTTGAAGAATTGATATCCCGTGACTCCGGCGATGTCAGGTCAGGGCTTGGAAAAGCCTGGGCACTGAAATCTGTAGGGAAGGATGACGAGAGCAAGGCACTGCTCAAAGTCCTTTCAGAACAGGATCCTGCTTTTATCTTTGGGTTGATGGGAACCCCGCTTACGGGAGGTAACCCTGAAAAGCCTGATGTAACCGGTGTCAGATCACTGAGGGAGCATACGGATCCTGACGGCAGACGAAGGTTCATACGCAGTTGA
- a CDS encoding ABC transporter permease, with the protein MGIIEGYLVTPVRRSSIVLGMIASGTVKAFIAGVFVLLIDIFVAGVPIRSSAEIMMVLVVIFIICLGINSLVISFASRFSNQSAYSSVVAFLNLLLFMTSGAFYLVIGMPDWLRWITVINPEAYAVHALRSLILRGQGLEVMGFDLVALGIFSVTATIIGITSFRRTLE; encoded by the coding sequence ATGGGAATCATCGAGGGGTACCTGGTTACACCGGTCAGACGATCAAGCATTGTGCTTGGTATGATCGCAAGTGGTACTGTCAAAGCCTTCATTGCGGGAGTCTTTGTTCTCCTCATTGACATCTTCGTTGCCGGCGTCCCAATCAGAAGTTCTGCCGAGATCATGATGGTCCTTGTGGTCATCTTCATCATCTGCCTCGGCATCAACAGTCTGGTCATCTCATTTGCTTCGAGGTTCTCAAACCAGTCAGCCTACAGTTCGGTGGTGGCATTTCTGAACCTGCTTCTCTTCATGACCAGCGGAGCATTCTACCTGGTGATCGGGATGCCTGACTGGCTCAGGTGGATCACGGTCATCAACCCTGAAGCATATGCGGTTCATGCCCTTCGTAGTCTTATCCTCCGGGGTCAGGGACTTGAGGTGATGGGATTTGATCTCGTGGCCCTTGGGATCTTCTCTGTAACAGCGACCATTATCGGGATCACGAGTTTCAGAAGAACCCTGGAGTAA
- a CDS encoding ATP-binding cassette domain-containing protein codes for MKGEIFGLLGPNGAGKSTLIRILTTLIQPSSGTAYIGPYNVTKDPEAVRRIIGVCPQNGTLDLELTAYENLSFYGQLQGISEAPLRDRIHELLAMAHLEDRARSPVQTFSGGMRRKLEIVRAFIHHPLILFLDEPTIGLDPDSRRQVWQQITMLNEENTTVILTTHYMDEAEKLCNRIAFVEGGRLIALDTPENLRQSMPAGDLIGISTGAGTAGPEVLTELRTLHGILSAGTKGTEIQISAKGGSSLLPAIIGIIEEASLPITLVTIRTPSLEDVFIELIGRNLDSSESGAGIHPSGRPGS; via the coding sequence ATGAAGGGTGAGATATTCGGGCTGCTCGGTCCGAACGGGGCAGGCAAGAGCACCCTTATAAGAATCCTTACTACCCTTATCCAGCCTTCTTCAGGAACTGCATACATCGGCCCGTATAATGTGACAAAAGATCCTGAAGCAGTCAGGAGGATCATAGGAGTCTGTCCCCAGAACGGGACACTGGATCTGGAACTGACTGCGTACGAGAACCTCTCGTTCTATGGCCAGCTTCAGGGGATCAGCGAGGCTCCGCTCAGGGACCGCATCCATGAACTCCTGGCGATGGCCCATCTGGAAGACCGTGCTCGTTCCCCGGTTCAAACCTTCTCGGGAGGTATGAGGAGAAAACTTGAGATCGTCAGGGCATTCATTCATCACCCGCTCATTCTCTTTCTTGACGAGCCGACCATCGGGCTTGACCCGGACTCACGAAGGCAGGTATGGCAGCAGATCACCATGCTGAATGAGGAAAATACAACGGTCATTCTCACTACCCACTACATGGACGAAGCCGAAAAACTCTGTAACAGAATTGCGTTCGTGGAAGGGGGGCGGCTCATCGCCCTTGACACACCGGAGAACCTCAGGCAGTCAATGCCTGCAGGGGACCTTATCGGAATATCAACCGGAGCAGGTACAGCTGGCCCGGAGGTACTTACAGAGCTTCGTACTCTTCACGGCATCCTTTCAGCCGGGACAAAGGGTACAGAGATCCAGATATCAGCAAAGGGGGGTAGTTCCCTCCTTCCCGCAATCATCGGGATCATTGAAGAGGCCTCCCTTCCGATCACCTTGGTTACAATCCGAACGCCGTCCCTGGAAGATGTATTCATCGAACTGATCGGCAGGAACCTTGATTCATCTGAATCAGGGGCGGGGATACATCCATCAGGGAGGCCCGGGTCATGA
- a CDS encoding C1 family peptidase has protein sequence MVPVRAHISVSVVFITLLIISFCLVSGDTGLSETWQGADENGSPDIGYNSGGSLALTPAEAVITSHLLLSEADTDRQKHAPGLLHRVVNQSVQSSSSPPATFPDLPRSFDWRNHNGDWTTQVKDQGEECGSCWAYAAVGILESHLKIRSKNPNLSPDLSEQYLLSCDWDDDGCDGGDFETAMAYLVDTPGPDGRIGTVNESVYPVDNTDDSCADLGNATRYKAGHWAYVNASAEGDAEIAIPHVDELKAAIYLKGPIAAGIDDDDAFDEYEGGIFSSTAPPPEETTNHAAILVGWDNDNGTEYFIGKNSFGTEWGEDGWFRIAVNSSRIGEGAVYLDEE, from the coding sequence ATGGTTCCAGTCAGGGCACACATCTCTGTCTCAGTGGTCTTTATCACACTCCTCATCATCTCCTTCTGCCTGGTCTCCGGAGATACGGGTTTGTCTGAAACCTGGCAGGGGGCTGATGAAAATGGCAGCCCTGATATCGGTTACAACTCCGGGGGTTCCCTTGCCCTGACCCCGGCAGAAGCAGTGATTACTTCTCATCTTCTCCTGTCAGAAGCAGATACTGACAGACAGAAACATGCACCAGGACTCCTGCACCGGGTGGTCAACCAGTCAGTTCAGTCATCCTCCTCACCGCCAGCCACATTTCCTGACCTTCCCAGGTCCTTTGACTGGCGAAATCACAATGGGGACTGGACAACCCAGGTGAAGGATCAGGGAGAGGAGTGCGGGAGCTGTTGGGCATATGCCGCAGTCGGGATTCTGGAGTCCCATCTGAAGATTCGATCAAAGAACCCGAACCTCTCTCCTGATCTCTCTGAACAATACCTGCTCTCATGTGACTGGGATGATGACGGGTGCGATGGTGGCGACTTTGAGACCGCTATGGCCTACCTCGTTGATACTCCCGGTCCGGACGGCAGGATCGGGACTGTGAACGAGTCAGTGTACCCTGTTGATAACACCGATGACTCCTGCGCAGATCTCGGAAATGCAACCCGGTATAAAGCAGGGCACTGGGCATATGTCAACGCCTCTGCAGAGGGGGATGCTGAAATCGCCATACCACATGTAGACGAGTTAAAAGCTGCCATATACCTGAAAGGGCCAATTGCAGCAGGTATTGATGATGACGATGCGTTCGATGAGTATGAAGGCGGAATATTCTCAAGCACTGCTCCACCGCCTGAAGAGACAACCAATCATGCCGCGATCCTAGTCGGATGGGACAATGATAACGGGACCGAGTACTTCATCGGAAAGAACAGTTTCGGAACTGAGTGGGGTGAAGATGGCTGGTTCAGGATAGCAGTGAATTCGTCACGAATTGGTGAGGGTGCAGTGTACCTTGATGAAGAATAG
- a CDS encoding histone family protein: MADLPIAAVTRIAKNNGAERVGSDAAEALVKMAEDYIAQLAREANKLAQHAGRKTIKEEDVEMASQSL; the protein is encoded by the coding sequence ATGGCAGACTTACCAATTGCAGCAGTAACCAGAATCGCAAAGAATAACGGTGCAGAACGTGTCGGCAGCGACGCAGCAGAGGCACTTGTTAAGATGGCAGAAGACTACATCGCACAGCTTGCCCGTGAGGCAAACAAGCTCGCCCAGCATGCTGGTCGCAAGACCATCAAGGAAGAAGATGTAGAGATGGCTTCCCAGTCCCTCTAA
- a CDS encoding BMP family ABC transporter substrate-binding protein has protein sequence MKLLSIVILLCLFIVLFNSLVSGDTVSKPLVDVIYSGGKGDHSFIDSAYRGLTQAEETFSFTTQEYSIMNASADPVPELNGPAGETPSMVLLVGSPLSTMAQTIADSTPTLPVIALDTDPLVGDNTRTIMFPMYGSSYLAGLIAADETDTGKVAVLAGRDNALMSEFIKGFSAGVNQSGREVSVTTAYVADDNSGYWSPDKAAAIARNLSANGTDVIFTVAGGSGTGVIAYARNTSGLKIIGVDSDQSVLGPDVVVASVLKNLDQVVYREISSVMEGNFSPGMELSGLAENGSGIVINPNFGNLSSLIEGRYGEATDAENRYRS, from the coding sequence ATGAAATTACTATCTATCGTTATACTGCTCTGCCTTTTCATCGTACTATTCAACTCTCTTGTATCCGGAGATACCGTCTCAAAGCCCCTGGTTGATGTTATCTATTCCGGTGGGAAGGGGGATCACTCGTTCATTGACAGTGCATACCGCGGACTTACCCAGGCAGAAGAGACCTTCTCATTCACAACTCAGGAGTATTCTATCATGAATGCCTCTGCTGATCCGGTTCCCGAACTTAACGGACCAGCAGGTGAAACACCTTCCATGGTTCTGCTGGTGGGTAGTCCGTTAAGTACAATGGCCCAGACGATCGCTGATTCAACCCCTACCCTGCCGGTCATCGCGCTAGACACTGATCCACTTGTTGGAGACAATACAAGAACCATCATGTTTCCGATGTACGGCTCCAGTTATCTTGCCGGACTCATCGCTGCCGATGAGACCGATACAGGAAAGGTGGCAGTGCTGGCAGGAAGGGACAACGCTCTGATGTCAGAGTTCATCAAAGGGTTTTCCGCAGGGGTCAACCAGTCAGGAAGAGAGGTGTCGGTAACAACTGCCTATGTTGCCGATGACAATTCAGGATACTGGAGCCCAGATAAAGCAGCGGCGATCGCCAGAAATCTCTCTGCAAATGGAACAGATGTCATCTTCACCGTTGCAGGGGGATCAGGGACCGGAGTGATCGCGTATGCCAGGAACACATCGGGGCTGAAGATCATCGGGGTTGATTCGGATCAATCAGTACTCGGGCCAGACGTAGTTGTCGCCTCGGTGCTTAAGAATCTCGATCAGGTGGTCTACCGGGAGATATCCTCTGTGATGGAGGGGAACTTTTCGCCAGGGATGGAACTATCAGGACTTGCAGAAAACGGGTCAGGGATTGTCATCAACCCGAACTTTGGCAACCTCTCATCGCTGATTGAAGGCCGGTATGGTGAGGCAACGGATGCAGAGAACCGGTACAGGTCTTGA
- a CDS encoding MarR family winged helix-turn-helix transcriptional regulator produces the protein MFTPDQSARDLYRIWMRIMNKLNESESIPRRFGVDIPLYPSEIHTLQVIGDHPETNVRTVAEHLGITPGAASQTITKLSKRDLVTKVRGLKNEKEVHLVLTSSGRTAYDAHETIHELVFQKIAGRIGPLSSDQVSFLEHVLHAMESVYDERIDEVRSEMNELKPRREEEQ, from the coding sequence ATGTTTACTCCTGATCAGTCCGCCCGTGATCTCTACCGGATCTGGATGCGGATCATGAACAAACTCAATGAATCTGAAAGTATTCCCCGGAGGTTCGGCGTTGATATTCCGTTATACCCGTCAGAGATTCATACTCTCCAGGTCATCGGGGATCATCCTGAAACCAATGTCAGGACCGTCGCAGAGCATCTGGGTATCACTCCCGGTGCAGCCTCCCAAACGATAACAAAACTTTCTAAACGTGATCTGGTCACCAAAGTCAGAGGACTGAAGAATGAGAAAGAGGTACACCTTGTGCTGACCTCTTCTGGAAGAACAGCGTATGATGCTCATGAGACCATCCACGAACTGGTGTTTCAGAAGATCGCCGGGCGTATTGGTCCACTCTCTTCAGACCAGGTCAGTTTTCTTGAACATGTACTCCACGCAATGGAGTCTGTCTATGATGAACGGATAGATGAAGTAAGAAGTGAGATGAACGAGTTGAAACCCCGCAGGGAGGAAGAGCAATGA